One genomic window of Thermoleophilaceae bacterium includes the following:
- a CDS encoding cupin domain-containing protein — translation MPLNEPVLTGPGAGRTVSHDSGSSAELKLAGEQSGGDWAVVEWRVRAGDEPPIHTHTREDETLYVLEGAITAYVGDQRIDVEAGSYAALPKDVPHGLTVRGAEARLLVTLEPAGAEYLLVPRDENDADPARFGIVLHESAQAA, via the coding sequence ATGCCCCTCAATGAGCCTGTCCTGACCGGCCCCGGTGCCGGGCGGACGGTGAGCCACGACAGCGGTTCGAGCGCCGAGCTGAAGCTGGCGGGTGAGCAATCCGGCGGCGACTGGGCCGTCGTGGAGTGGCGCGTGCGCGCCGGCGACGAGCCGCCGATCCACACCCACACACGCGAAGATGAAACCCTCTACGTCCTTGAAGGTGCGATCACCGCCTACGTGGGTGACCAGCGCATCGACGTGGAGGCGGGGTCCTACGCCGCCCTGCCGAAGGACGTGCCGCATGGTCTCACCGTGCGTGGCGCCGAGGCTCGTCTGCTCGTAACGCTCGAGCCCGCCGGCGCGGAGTACTTACTCGTCCCACGCGACGAAAACGACGCCGACCCGGCCCGCTTCGGGATCGTGCTGCACGAGTCCGCTCAGGCGGCCTGA
- a CDS encoding NADP-dependent oxidoreductase, producing MIDLPEPRPLAGDEVLIQVMAAGVGNWDGIVRTGGWDVGSEPPMALGVEAAGVVAEVGSMVTAWAPGDEVMTHPLPLRDQGAWAPRLIAPAATLARKPAGVSWDVAAVFPVPALTAAQVLDEALQVGPGDRLLVNGAGGVTGGLLVSLGSLRGAHVLATAGPHSHQRVAALGARSVIDYREKGWPDRVLAITGGAGVSAAVNAAPTGAADAIRAVSDGGRLATITSDPPSQERGITVSSVYVRPDGGQLSELAGLLTAGQLQIALSNTYPLRAAADALATAVGGRTGGAVALTLCR from the coding sequence ATGATCGATCTGCCCGAGCCCCGCCCGCTCGCCGGGGACGAGGTGCTGATCCAGGTCATGGCGGCGGGCGTGGGGAACTGGGACGGGATCGTCCGCACGGGCGGGTGGGATGTCGGCAGCGAGCCGCCGATGGCGCTGGGCGTGGAGGCCGCCGGCGTGGTTGCGGAGGTGGGGAGCATGGTCACCGCCTGGGCGCCCGGCGATGAGGTGATGACCCATCCGCTGCCGTTGCGAGACCAGGGAGCGTGGGCGCCGAGGCTGATCGCTCCGGCTGCGACGCTCGCCCGCAAGCCGGCGGGCGTCTCGTGGGACGTTGCGGCTGTGTTTCCGGTACCCGCGCTCACCGCCGCGCAGGTTCTCGACGAGGCGCTGCAGGTCGGGCCGGGGGATCGGCTGCTGGTGAACGGAGCGGGCGGTGTGACCGGCGGCCTCCTCGTGTCTCTCGGATCGCTTCGGGGTGCCCACGTGCTCGCCACCGCTGGCCCCCATAGTCACCAGCGGGTCGCAGCGCTGGGCGCGCGCTCGGTGATCGACTACCGCGAGAAGGGGTGGCCGGATCGGGTGCTCGCCATCACCGGGGGCGCCGGCGTTTCCGCCGCGGTGAACGCCGCGCCCACCGGCGCGGCGGACGCGATCCGTGCGGTCAGCGACGGCGGGCGTCTTGCAACCATCACCTCGGACCCACCATCGCAGGAGCGAGGGATCACCGTCTCGAGCGTCTACGTGAGACCGGACGGTGGCCAGCTGAGCGAGCTGGCGGGCCTGCTAACGGCCGGACAGCTGCAGATCGCGCTCTCGAATACGTATCCGCTTCGGGCCGCCGCCGATGCGCTCGCGACCGCGGTCGGCGGGCGCACCGGCGGGGCAGTCGCGCTCACGCTCTGCCGCTAA
- a CDS encoding DUF1440 domain-containing protein has protein sequence MARAQDIIVGLGASWIKALTEPRLQSVAERILPPSPSQKCEVGADPTGRPENMPPAFLANRTAVALGHGELTARQRLRVQEAIHYGFGASLGIAYSAAARRWRVVSAGRGALAGLAIYAGTHASVLPALGIQRPPWRLAPAAVLWESMSHLVFGTALETLRRGVAN, from the coding sequence ATGGCACGAGCCCAGGACATCATCGTCGGGCTGGGAGCGTCGTGGATCAAGGCGCTCACCGAGCCGCGGCTTCAGTCGGTCGCGGAGCGGATCCTGCCGCCCTCGCCCTCCCAGAAGTGCGAGGTGGGAGCCGACCCGACGGGACGGCCCGAGAACATGCCGCCCGCCTTCCTTGCCAACCGCACCGCTGTGGCGCTCGGCCACGGCGAGCTGACCGCCCGTCAGCGGCTGCGCGTGCAGGAGGCGATCCACTACGGCTTCGGCGCGAGCCTCGGCATTGCTTATTCGGCTGCCGCGAGACGATGGCGCGTGGTCAGCGCGGGCCGCGGCGCGCTTGCGGGCCTCGCGATCTATGCGGGAACCCACGCGTCGGTTCTTCCGGCGCTCGGAATCCAGCGGCCACCCTGGCGGCTGGCGCCCGCGGCGGTGTTGTGGGAGTCGATGTCACACCTGGTGTTCGGCACCGCGCTCGAGACGCTGCGGCGCGGCGTCGCAAATTGA
- a CDS encoding cyclase family protein: protein MELPRVFEAVEEWPSPFGPGDQLGMLNHITDATRAAALRLVRTGRLYDLGRVLDENVPAFPGRYFRQTLVTTAHHANGGGIGANNINWITEQVAGTQQLGRHLDALSHLQIGDRGYNGWSVTELAGSAGVNRLGAETVPQIVTRGWLVDAAPLRAGEVIGVPDIDPEPGDAVLFHTGWGSEWDDPVRYLSGEPGPGMELAAWLAERGVALTGCDTWSYGPVPAEDPDRPFEVPQFLNVRHGVFIVENLDTSELARDGVHEFALVLTHPKLRGATGAWTSPIALV, encoded by the coding sequence GTGGAGCTTCCGCGCGTGTTCGAGGCCGTCGAAGAATGGCCGTCCCCGTTCGGCCCCGGCGACCAGCTCGGAATGCTCAACCACATCACCGACGCCACCCGCGCGGCAGCGCTGCGGCTCGTCCGCACCGGGCGCCTCTACGACCTCGGGCGCGTGCTCGACGAGAACGTGCCGGCATTCCCGGGGCGTTACTTCCGGCAGACGCTGGTCACCACCGCGCACCACGCGAACGGCGGCGGTATCGGTGCGAACAACATCAACTGGATCACCGAGCAGGTCGCCGGCACCCAGCAGCTCGGCAGGCACCTCGATGCACTGAGTCACCTGCAGATCGGCGACCGCGGTTACAACGGCTGGAGTGTCACCGAACTCGCGGGCAGCGCCGGCGTGAATCGCCTGGGTGCGGAGACGGTGCCGCAGATCGTCACGCGCGGCTGGCTCGTCGACGCCGCGCCTCTCCGCGCCGGCGAGGTGATCGGCGTGCCCGACATCGATCCCGAGCCCGGCGACGCGGTGCTCTTCCACACCGGGTGGGGGTCGGAGTGGGACGACCCGGTCAGGTACCTGTCCGGGGAGCCAGGCCCCGGCATGGAGCTCGCCGCCTGGCTGGCGGAGCGGGGAGTCGCACTCACGGGGTGCGACACCTGGAGTTACGGCCCGGTGCCCGCCGAGGACCCGGACCGGCCGTTCGAGGTCCCACAGTTCCTCAACGTCCGCCACGGCGTGTTCATCGTCGAGAACCTCGACACGTCAGAGCTTGCGCGCGACGGAGTCCACGAGTTCGCACTGGTCCTCACACACCCGAAGCTGCGAGGCGCCACCGGCGCATGGACCTCGCCGATTGCCCTCGTCTAA
- a CDS encoding YceI family protein: MTTDITLIPTGTWVVDPAHSRVGFAVKHLGISTVRGEFNDFEGTLEIGEDESEWRTYGTVKVASIDTGETDRDGHLRSPDFFDAAQFPEIAFESTKIEALDDDEFRVTGRLTIHGVTNEIVLHAEVGGTELDPWGNERVGLEVTGQLSRGDYGMKLQQAMGSGNLVVGDKVTLALDLSATKRA, from the coding sequence ATGACGACTGACATCACCCTGATACCCACCGGAACCTGGGTCGTGGACCCTGCTCATTCCCGCGTCGGCTTTGCCGTCAAGCACTTGGGCATCTCCACCGTCCGTGGCGAGTTCAATGACTTCGAGGGTACGCTCGAGATCGGCGAAGACGAGTCGGAGTGGAGGACCTACGGCACCGTCAAAGTCGCCTCGATCGACACTGGCGAGACCGATCGAGATGGCCATCTCCGCTCGCCTGACTTCTTCGACGCCGCACAGTTTCCCGAGATCGCGTTCGAGTCCACGAAGATCGAGGCCCTCGACGACGACGAGTTCCGGGTCACCGGTCGGTTGACCATCCACGGCGTGACCAACGAGATCGTGTTGCACGCCGAGGTCGGCGGCACCGAGCTCGACCCCTGGGGCAACGAGCGCGTCGGCCTCGAGGTCACCGGCCAGCTCTCACGTGGGGACTACGGAATGAAACTGCAGCAGGCGATGGGCAGCGGCAATCTGGTCGTCGGCGACAAGGTCACGCTGGCGCTCGACCTCTCCGCCACCAAGCGGGCTTAG
- a CDS encoding NADP-dependent oxidoreductase, whose product MKAIVATEEAAGRAGMTLVERSEPSAAINDVIVQVHAAGFVPDELTWPSTWRDRRGLDRAPSIPGHDLAGVVTALGYGTTGVSLGQRVFGLADWHRDGTLAEYVAIEARNLAPLPGDVDFSVGASLPISGLTAWQALFDHGRLQAGQSVLAHGAAGAVGTMVTQLAREAGAYVIGTGRAADREKALDYGAHEFVDLENDALEDVGEVDLVFDVLGGDIQKRSASLIRRGGTLVSIAGPPEARPTDGLAIDFVVESDRAQLSELVERVRDGRLRTNIGTVATLDDAVAALNPTARLNGKTIIRVRP is encoded by the coding sequence ATGAAAGCGATCGTGGCAACGGAGGAGGCTGCGGGCAGGGCCGGGATGACGCTGGTGGAGCGGTCCGAGCCGTCGGCAGCGATCAACGACGTGATCGTTCAGGTTCATGCGGCGGGATTCGTCCCGGATGAGCTCACATGGCCTTCGACCTGGAGAGATCGCCGCGGCCTTGACCGAGCGCCGTCGATCCCCGGGCACGACCTGGCCGGAGTGGTCACCGCTCTCGGCTACGGCACAACGGGAGTGTCGCTGGGACAGCGCGTGTTCGGCCTCGCGGACTGGCATCGCGACGGCACCCTGGCGGAGTACGTCGCGATCGAGGCACGTAACCTCGCGCCGCTGCCAGGCGACGTCGACTTCTCCGTGGGCGCGAGCCTGCCGATCTCGGGCCTGACCGCGTGGCAGGCACTGTTCGACCACGGCCGCCTGCAGGCGGGGCAGAGCGTGCTCGCTCACGGTGCGGCGGGCGCGGTCGGGACGATGGTCACGCAGCTCGCGCGGGAGGCAGGCGCCTATGTCATCGGCACAGGGCGCGCCGCCGACCGCGAGAAGGCGCTCGACTACGGCGCGCACGAGTTCGTTGATCTCGAGAATGACGCTCTGGAAGACGTAGGCGAGGTCGACCTCGTGTTCGATGTCCTCGGCGGAGACATCCAGAAGCGCTCCGCAAGCCTGATCCGGCGCGGAGGCACCCTGGTGAGCATCGCCGGGCCGCCTGAGGCGCGGCCCACAGACGGGCTGGCGATCGACTTCGTCGTCGAGTCCGACCGTGCTCAGTTGAGTGAGCTCGTCGAGCGGGTGCGGGACGGGCGACTGCGGACCAACATCGGCACCGTCGCGACTCTTGACGACGCCGTCGCCGCCCTCAACCCGACCGCGCGACTCAACGGGAAGACGATCATCCGCGTTCGCCCGTAA
- a CDS encoding NADP-dependent oxidoreductase — protein sequence MKAIVVTDEAAGTAGMTLVERPEPDPAINDVVVEVHASGFTTGELTWPSTWTDRLGGDRTPSIPGQELAGVVAALGYGTTGLSVGQRVFGLTDSYRAGGLAEYVAIEARNLAPLPGDVDFTVGASLPMPGLTAWQGLFNHGRLQAGQSVLVHGAAGSVGSMVAQLARDLGAWVIGTGRAADREKALDYGAHEFVDLENEALEDVGGVDLVFDVIGGDIQKRSAKLIRAGGALVTIAGPPEARPADGLAIDFVVLPDRAQLSEIVERVRDGRLQTNIGRVAALDDAVEAFNPSGRISGQTVIRVRP from the coding sequence ATGAAGGCCATTGTGGTGACAGACGAGGCCGCGGGAACGGCCGGGATGACGCTGGTGGAGCGGCCCGAGCCGGACCCGGCGATAAACGACGTCGTTGTTGAGGTTCACGCGTCGGGATTCACCACGGGCGAGCTGACTTGGCCTTCGACCTGGACCGATCGCCTGGGCGGTGACCGGACCCCGTCGATTCCCGGGCAGGAACTGGCGGGAGTGGTTGCCGCTCTCGGCTACGGCACGACGGGGCTGTCGGTGGGACAGCGGGTCTTCGGATTGACGGATTCGTATCGCGCCGGCGGACTGGCGGAGTACGTGGCGATCGAGGCGCGTAACCTCGCGCCGCTGCCCGGCGACGTCGACTTCACCGTCGGCGCGAGCCTGCCGATGCCGGGGCTGACCGCGTGGCAGGGACTGTTCAACCACGGTCGCCTGCAGGCGGGGCAGAGCGTTCTCGTGCACGGCGCCGCCGGCTCAGTCGGCTCGATGGTCGCGCAGCTCGCGCGCGATCTCGGCGCCTGGGTCATCGGCACCGGTCGCGCCGCCGACCGCGAGAAGGCGCTCGACTACGGCGCGCACGAGTTCGTCGACCTCGAGAACGAAGCCCTCGAGGACGTCGGCGGCGTCGACCTGGTCTTCGACGTCATCGGCGGAGACATACAGAAGCGCTCAGCAAAGCTGATCCGCGCCGGAGGAGCCCTCGTGACCATCGCCGGGCCCCCCGAGGCGCGACCCGCGGACGGGCTGGCGATCGACTTCGTCGTCCTGCCCGATCGCGCCCAACTCAGTGAGATCGTCGAGCGGGTGCGGGACGGCCGACTGCAGACCAACATCGGCAGGGTCGCGGCCCTCGACGATGCCGTTGAAGCCTTTAACCCGAGCGGGCGGATCAGCGGGCAGACGGTGATCCGCGTTCGTCCGTGA
- a CDS encoding GMC family oxidoreductase codes for MDHYDVIIIGSGAGGGTLAHRLAPSGKRILLLERGGYLPRELDNWDSREVFGRDRYVTTEHWYDKHGVPFRPHAQYFVGGNTKVYGGALLRLRERDFQEVKHYGGVSPAWPVSYADLEPYYAEAEQLYLVHGQAGEDPTEPPRSGPFPYPAVSHEPRIQQLHEDLLSAGHRPFHLPIGIDLDESDPEGGRCVRCNRFDGFPCLTDGKADAHVVCVRPALKHPGLTLRTHARVQRLEVDASGRTVERVIVDRNGTQEIYGADVVVVSCGAVNSAALLLRSTSDKHPGGLANSSDVVGRHYMAHLNSAVIAISKEPNETRFQKTLALNDYYWGADGSELPLGHIQMLGKSDRDILRGAAPRVAPGLALDYVARHSLDFWLTSEDLPHPQNRVTLDRKGNIHLAKNYRNTEAHVRLLAKLKSLLGPMGCHRTTIPRWSVLSQQIPLAGIAHNCGTVRFGADPKRSALDLNCKAHDVDNLYVVDTSFFPSSSAVNPGLTAMANALRVGDHLLERLGTPHSTDKERSLPLSRR; via the coding sequence ATGGACCACTACGACGTGATCATCATCGGCAGCGGCGCGGGTGGTGGCACGCTCGCGCACCGCCTCGCCCCGTCGGGCAAGCGGATCCTGCTGCTCGAGCGCGGCGGCTATCTCCCTCGCGAACTCGATAACTGGGACTCCCGCGAGGTCTTCGGTCGCGACCGGTACGTCACGACCGAGCACTGGTACGACAAGCACGGCGTCCCGTTTCGCCCGCACGCGCAGTATTTCGTCGGCGGCAATACCAAGGTCTACGGCGGGGCCCTGCTGCGCCTTCGCGAGCGTGACTTCCAAGAGGTGAAGCACTACGGCGGCGTCTCTCCCGCGTGGCCCGTCTCCTACGCCGACCTGGAGCCGTACTACGCGGAGGCCGAGCAGCTCTACCTCGTCCACGGCCAGGCCGGCGAGGACCCCACCGAACCCCCGCGATCCGGGCCATTCCCATACCCCGCCGTCTCCCATGAGCCGCGCATCCAGCAACTCCATGAGGACCTGCTGAGCGCCGGTCACCGCCCGTTCCACCTGCCGATCGGGATTGACCTCGACGAATCCGACCCCGAAGGTGGACGCTGCGTGCGGTGCAACCGGTTCGACGGCTTTCCATGCCTCACGGATGGCAAAGCAGACGCCCACGTGGTCTGCGTGCGCCCGGCTCTCAAGCACCCTGGCTTAACGCTGCGCACCCACGCGCGGGTGCAGCGCCTCGAGGTGGACGCATCCGGACGCACGGTCGAGCGCGTCATCGTCGACCGCAACGGAACGCAGGAGATCTACGGCGCGGACGTGGTCGTCGTCTCCTGCGGTGCCGTGAACTCCGCAGCGCTCCTGCTGCGTTCGACGAGCGACAAGCACCCGGGCGGGCTCGCGAACTCCTCGGACGTGGTCGGCCGGCACTACATGGCCCACTTGAACTCTGCCGTGATCGCGATCTCGAAGGAACCGAACGAGACCAGGTTCCAGAAGACGCTCGCCCTCAACGACTACTACTGGGGCGCCGACGGCTCGGAGCTCCCGCTTGGGCACATACAGATGCTCGGCAAGTCGGATCGCGACATCCTGCGCGGCGCCGCTCCACGCGTGGCGCCCGGGCTTGCCCTCGACTACGTCGCCAGGCACAGCCTCGACTTTTGGCTGACCAGCGAAGACCTTCCTCATCCGCAGAACCGGGTGACTCTCGACCGCAAGGGGAACATCCACCTCGCCAAGAACTACCGCAACACGGAGGCTCACGTACGACTGCTGGCGAAGCTGAAGAGCCTGCTGGGTCCGATGGGTTGCCACAGGACGACCATCCCGCGTTGGTCGGTCCTCAGCCAGCAGATCCCGCTCGCCGGCATCGCGCACAACTGCGGCACCGTGCGATTCGGCGCCGACCCCAAGCGGTCGGCGCTTGACCTCAACTGCAAAGCGCACGACGTCGACAACCTCTACGTAGTCGACACCAGCTTCTTTCCTTCCTCGAGCGCCGTGAACCCCGGGCTTACCGCCATGGCCAACGCGCTGCGCGTGGGGGACCACCTGTTGGAGCGGCTCGGGACGCCGCACTCAACCGACAAAGAGCGATCGCTGCCGCTTAGCCGCCGATAG